From Acidobacteriota bacterium, a single genomic window includes:
- the rplW gene encoding 50S ribosomal protein L23, with protein sequence MSVWEVLKSPVVTEKSVLLKESTSTEGDAQVLTFRVNTKAGKDEIRSAVEEIFGVKVDKIRTVQYEGKLKKRGRHEGRRPNWKKAYVTLKKGEPMVDYAEAI encoded by the coding sequence ATGAGTGTTTGGGAAGTTTTGAAGTCGCCCGTCGTCACCGAAAAATCGGTCCTCCTGAAAGAGTCGACGAGCACCGAAGGCGACGCGCAAGTGCTGACGTTTCGCGTCAATACAAAGGCCGGCAAGGACGAGATCCGAAGCGCGGTTGAAGAGATCTTCGGCGTCAAGGTCGACAAGATCCGAACCGTTCAGTACGAAGGTAAGCTGAAGAAGCGCGGACGCCACGAGGGCCGCCGACCGAACTGGAAAAAGGCGTACGTGACGCTCAAGAAGGGCGAACCAATGGTTGATTACGCCGAAGCGATATAA
- the rplD gene encoding 50S ribosomal protein L4 — MPTVKVRNLKNKEVGEVTLSDAVFGADLNEGLIHAAVKNYLANARQGTSATKTRGNVSGSGRKLWKQKGTGRARIASLRSPLWKGGGNVHGPQPRDWSYNIPKKMRRGALRSALSERLREGNIIVVDELTFGAIRTKDFLGAMKMLGLTDVKKAVKTLIVDSLDNANLVMSARNVEKTKVTNAYGLNIYDIIYHEKLVLSKAAVEELNSLLDPKREGRKTVDVPEVVEVVAEEAPKAKKAAKPRAKKSEEAAVSEEATENE, encoded by the coding sequence ATGCCTACCGTTAAGGTTCGCAATTTGAAGAACAAAGAAGTTGGTGAAGTGACCCTTTCGGACGCGGTTTTTGGCGCCGATCTGAACGAGGGGCTCATCCACGCGGCGGTCAAGAACTATCTTGCCAACGCCCGCCAGGGAACGTCGGCGACAAAAACGCGGGGAAACGTCTCCGGTTCGGGTCGCAAGCTCTGGAAGCAAAAGGGAACCGGTCGGGCGCGAATCGCGTCTCTCCGCTCGCCTTTGTGGAAAGGCGGCGGAAACGTTCACGGACCGCAGCCGCGCGATTGGTCGTACAACATTCCGAAGAAAATGCGGCGCGGAGCGCTTCGTTCAGCGCTTTCCGAAAGACTTCGGGAAGGCAACATCATCGTTGTCGACGAATTGACGTTCGGAGCGATTCGCACGAAGGACTTTCTCGGCGCGATGAAGATGCTCGGGCTGACCGATGTCAAGAAGGCTGTCAAGACGCTGATCGTTGACTCGCTCGACAACGCCAATCTGGTGATGTCAGCGCGCAACGTTGAAAAGACCAAGGTCACGAATGCGTACGGCCTCAACATATACGACATCATCTACCACGAGAAACTGGTGCTTTCAAAGGCTGCCGTCGAGGAACTGAATAGCTTGCTCGACCCTAAGCGCGAAGGACGGAAGACGGTTGATGTTCCTGAAGTTGTCGAAGTCGTAGCGGAAGAAGCGCCGAAGGCGAAGAAGGCGGCGAAGCCGAGAGCCAAGAAATCTGAAGAGGCCGCAGTGAGCGAGGAGGCGACCGAAAATGAATAA
- the rplC gene encoding 50S ribosomal protein L3, translating into MISGIIGRKIGMTQIFAEDGTVTPVTVIKAGPCVVVQTKSAAGRDGYNAVQLGLVEEKPIKLKNVSKPMRGHFEKTGNGLPPTRVLREIRLEGEADVNVGDQIKADMFSDGDKIEVVGKSKGRGFAGTIKRHKFHRGPESHGSMSVRAPGSIGQSAYPSRVIKGTKSSGHMGDARVTVKGLTVARVDAENNLIMVRGAVPGANGSLVLVKKS; encoded by the coding sequence ATGATTAGTGGAATCATCGGAAGAAAAATTGGGATGACGCAGATCTTTGCGGAGGACGGAACGGTTACGCCGGTCACCGTCATCAAGGCAGGTCCGTGCGTTGTCGTCCAGACGAAAAGCGCCGCGGGACGGGACGGTTACAATGCCGTGCAACTTGGTCTTGTCGAAGAAAAGCCGATCAAATTGAAGAACGTCAGCAAGCCGATGCGAGGGCACTTCGAGAAGACCGGGAACGGCTTGCCGCCGACCCGCGTGCTTCGCGAGATTCGTCTCGAAGGCGAGGCCGATGTCAACGTCGGCGACCAGATCAAGGCCGATATGTTCTCCGATGGCGACAAGATCGAAGTTGTCGGGAAATCGAAAGGCCGCGGGTTCGCAGGTACCATCAAGCGTCATAAGTTCCATCGCGGTCCTGAATCGCACGGTTCGATGTCGGTGCGCGCTCCTGGTTCGATCGGCCAATCCGCCTATCCGTCGCGCGTCATCAAGGGCACCAAATCGTCGGGACATATGGGCGATGCGCGCGTCACGGTGAAGGGCCTGACGGTCGCAAGGGTTGACGCCGAGAACAATTTGATCATGGTTCGCGGTGCGGTTCCGGGCGCGAACGGCAGCTTGGTATTAGTTAAGAAATCATAG
- the rpsJ gene encoding 30S ribosomal protein S10: MLNEKIRIKLKAYDHRVLDQSTLEIVETAKRTGARVAGPIPLPTIKNKWTVLRSPHVDKKSREQFEIRTHKRLMDILDPTAETVDALMKLDLPAGVDVEIKAFGKN, from the coding sequence ATGTTAAACGAAAAAATCCGGATCAAGTTGAAAGCTTACGATCACCGCGTTCTCGACCAGTCAACGCTCGAGATCGTCGAAACAGCAAAGCGTACGGGCGCGCGGGTTGCCGGACCGATTCCGCTCCCCACGATCAAGAACAAGTGGACGGTACTTCGTTCGCCCCACGTCGACAAGAAGTCGCGTGAGCAGTTTGAGATCAGAACTCACAAGCGCTTGATGGATATTCTTGATCCGACGGCCGAAACGGTCGATGCGCTGATGAAACTCGATTTGCCGGCGGGCGTGGACGTTGAAATCAAGGCTTTTGGTAAGAATTAG
- the fusA gene encoding elongation factor G: MSKISLDKFRNIGIMAHIDAGKTTTTERVLYYTGVSHKIGEVHEGTATMDWMEQEQERGITITSAATTCFWKRNGVEHRVNIIDTPGHVDFTMEVERSLRVLDGAVAVFDGVAGVEPQSETVWRQADKYGVPRICFINKLDRAGASFDRSFDSILKRLGANAVALQIPIGLEDQLKGVIDLITMKGLVWNDETKGAEYETVEIPADLLESAKEWREKLVEAVSSIDDDLMVKYLEGEEISEDEIRAALRKGTTELKIVPVVTGSAFKNKGVQTLLDAVVDFLPSPLDIPPVEGTNPKTDEVEARPADASAPFSGLVFKLMADKHLGQLAFVRIYSGTVTSGSYVYNTIKGTKERVGRLMRMHANKREDIESASAGEIIAIGGMKNVTTGDTISDETKQIILESMEFPDPVVRVAVEPKTRQDQDKMGIALNRLASEDPSFQVSTDHETGQTIIAGMGELHLEIIVDRMKREFGVEANVGKPQVAYRETITKLAPGKEVFKKQSGGRGQFGHVELEIEPAPGEGFVFEDKITGGAIPRQFIKPVSEGIQDAMRRGFLAGYELVDIRARLLFGSYHEVDSDERSFHIAGSLAFQDALKKAKAVLLEPIMRIEVVTPEEYMGAVNGDLNRRRGQIEKMEPRPGNVQVVTAFVPLSEMFGYTTDLRSSTQGRATSSMHFERYDEAPRNVAEEIIAKVRGASS; encoded by the coding sequence ATGTCAAAGATCAGTTTAGACAAGTTCAGAAACATCGGGATCATGGCGCATATCGACGCGGGTAAGACCACGACGACCGAGCGCGTCCTTTATTACACCGGTGTTTCGCACAAGATCGGCGAAGTTCACGAAGGAACGGCGACGATGGACTGGATGGAGCAGGAGCAAGAGCGCGGCATCACGATCACGTCGGCGGCGACGACTTGTTTCTGGAAGCGCAACGGCGTCGAGCACAGAGTGAACATCATCGATACGCCGGGCCACGTCGATTTCACGATGGAAGTCGAACGCTCGCTTCGGGTTCTCGACGGAGCGGTCGCTGTTTTTGACGGCGTCGCGGGCGTCGAGCCGCAGTCGGAAACGGTTTGGCGTCAGGCTGACAAATACGGTGTCCCGAGAATTTGTTTCATTAACAAGCTCGATCGCGCCGGCGCATCGTTCGACCGCAGCTTCGATTCGATCCTGAAGCGTCTTGGCGCGAACGCAGTTGCTTTGCAGATCCCGATCGGCCTCGAAGATCAACTGAAAGGCGTCATCGACCTGATCACGATGAAGGGCCTCGTGTGGAACGACGAAACGAAGGGCGCCGAGTACGAAACGGTCGAAATTCCGGCCGACCTCCTTGAGTCCGCCAAGGAATGGCGCGAAAAACTCGTCGAAGCGGTGTCGTCGATCGACGACGACCTGATGGTAAAGTATCTCGAAGGCGAAGAGATCAGCGAAGACGAGATCCGCGCCGCGCTTCGCAAGGGTACGACTGAACTTAAGATCGTTCCGGTCGTCACCGGATCGGCCTTCAAAAACAAAGGCGTTCAAACATTGCTCGATGCGGTCGTCGACTTTTTGCCGTCGCCGCTTGATATCCCGCCGGTCGAGGGCACGAATCCGAAGACCGACGAGGTCGAGGCACGTCCGGCCGATGCGTCGGCGCCGTTCTCGGGACTGGTTTTCAAATTGATGGCCGACAAACATCTCGGCCAGCTCGCGTTCGTCCGCATCTATTCCGGAACGGTCACCTCCGGCTCCTACGTTTACAACACGATCAAAGGCACCAAGGAACGCGTCGGACGCCTGATGCGTATGCACGCCAACAAACGCGAGGACATCGAGTCGGCGTCGGCGGGCGAGATCATCGCCATCGGCGGAATGAAGAACGTCACGACCGGCGACACGATCTCCGACGAGACGAAGCAGATCATTCTCGAATCGATGGAGTTTCCGGATCCGGTCGTGCGCGTCGCGGTCGAACCGAAAACACGCCAGGATCAGGACAAAATGGGCATCGCCCTCAATCGTCTTGCTTCCGAGGACCCGTCGTTCCAGGTTTCCACCGATCACGAAACGGGCCAGACGATCATTGCCGGAATGGGCGAACTCCACCTCGAGATCATTGTCGATCGTATGAAGCGCGAGTTCGGCGTCGAAGCGAACGTCGGCAAACCGCAGGTCGCATACCGTGAAACCATCACGAAGCTTGCGCCGGGCAAAGAGGTCTTTAAGAAACAGTCGGGCGGCCGCGGCCAGTTCGGACACGTCGAACTCGAGATCGAACCGGCACCGGGCGAAGGATTCGTTTTCGAAGACAAGATCACCGGCGGGGCGATTCCGCGCCAGTTCATCAAGCCCGTCTCGGAAGGTATCCAGGACGCGATGCGCCGCGGATTCCTTGCGGGATACGAACTTGTCGACATTCGCGCGCGATTGCTGTTCGGTTCGTATCACGAAGTCGACTCTGACGAGCGTTCGTTCCATATCGCGGGAAGCCTCGCGTTTCAGGACGCGCTCAAAAAGGCCAAGGCGGTTTTGCTTGAGCCGATCATGCGCATCGAGGTCGTGACTCCGGAAGAATATATGGGCGCGGTCAATGGCGACCTCAATCGGCGCCGCGGCCAGATCGAAAAAATGGAACCGCGTCCGGGCAATGTTCAGGTCGTAACGGCATTTGTTCCGCTTTCTGAAATGTTCGGATACACGACCGATCTCCGCAGCTCCACGCAGGGCCGCGCCACGTCGTCGATGCATTTTGAACGTTATGACGAAGCGCCGCGCAACGTCGCCGAAGAGATCATCGCCAAAGTAAGAGGGGCCAGCAGTTAA
- the rpsG gene encoding 30S ribosomal protein S7, translated as MPRRRVAGKREVLPDPIYNSVIVTKFINGVMWAGKKSTAEKSFYAAMERIGEKTGEEPLKVFKKALDNVAPALEVKSRRIGGATYQVPIEVSRDRRNTLAIRWIVANSRNRNEKTMTDRLVGELLDAYGTRGGAVKKREDVHRMAEANKAFAHYRF; from the coding sequence ATGCCAAGAAGAAGAGTTGCAGGAAAAAGAGAAGTCCTTCCGGATCCGATCTACAACAGCGTTATCGTGACCAAGTTCATTAACGGCGTGATGTGGGCAGGAAAAAAATCGACCGCTGAGAAGAGCTTCTACGCGGCGATGGAAAGAATCGGCGAAAAGACCGGTGAAGAGCCGCTGAAGGTCTTCAAAAAGGCGCTCGACAATGTCGCGCCGGCGCTCGAAGTGAAATCGCGCCGTATCGGCGGTGCAACTTATCAGGTGCCGATCGAAGTCAGCCGCGACCGGCGCAACACGCTGGCGATTCGTTGGATCGTCGCAAACTCGCGCAACCGCAACGAAAAGACGATGACCGACCGGCTCGTCGGCGAACTTCTCGATGCATACGGCACCCGCGGCGGAGCGGTCAAGAAGCGCGAGGACGTCCATCGCATGGCGGAAGCGAACAAAGCGTTCGCTCATTACAGATTCTAA
- a CDS encoding 30S ribosomal protein S12, whose protein sequence is MPTINQLVRKGRQRVKYKTASPALQANPQKRGVCTRVYTQTPKKPNSALRKVARVRLTNQIEVTTYIPGIGHNLQEHSIVLIRGGRVKDLPGVRYHIIRGTLDASGVANRNQARSKYGAKRPKGSK, encoded by the coding sequence ATGCCGACGATCAATCAATTAGTTCGCAAGGGCCGCCAGAGGGTGAAATACAAGACGGCGAGCCCGGCCCTGCAGGCCAATCCGCAGAAGCGCGGCGTTTGCACGCGCGTTTACACGCAGACCCCGAAGAAGCCGAACTCGGCGCTTCGCAAGGTGGCCCGTGTTCGTCTGACGAATCAGATCGAAGTTACAACCTATATTCCGGGTATCGGACACAACTTGCAGGAGCACTCGATTGTTTTGATCCGCGGCGGCCGCGTCAAGGATCTTCCGGGCGTTCGTTATCACATCATTCGCGGAACGCTCGACGCCTCAGGCGTCGCGAACCGCAACCAGGCGCGTTCGAAGTACGGCGCGAAACGTCCGAAGGGAAGCAAATAG
- a CDS encoding (2Fe-2S)-binding protein, which translates to MNKYENCLSVFDENQWLTAIDSLLPSIHDVDRNATAIWFRFFPLELKRFLDAAEDRDKTIQKFVIQGDFTLIDQIDLSHSFLYGHRFWKDVKHEIKHRAESFDGETVDVAAEARSIADVAAKTAKVDASLLIGLAAIGLMTLVQVGWDEFKRSPGTTGTPHGLLTKNPDQIVAERAKDDSQGVFGFLKTVDKTYTVNWQDSRTSGSFRIKNDADIATASALDQSQNWRSKDERCWEGVVPVECRSAACGTCWVGIVGGQEKLSEVQPLERKQMKIFGYRQADEAKPYLRLACQAKASGNVSIVIPPWNGVFGKKIYGVEESRLEPATTSAKKLRETLAAAGGSDE; encoded by the coding sequence ATGAACAAATACGAAAACTGCTTATCCGTTTTTGACGAGAACCAATGGCTGACGGCGATCGACTCGCTGCTCCCTTCAATCCACGACGTTGACCGGAACGCGACGGCGATCTGGTTTCGGTTTTTTCCGCTTGAGCTCAAGCGCTTTCTCGACGCCGCCGAGGACCGCGACAAGACGATCCAGAAGTTTGTCATCCAAGGCGATTTCACTCTGATCGACCAGATCGATCTTTCGCACAGCTTTCTTTACGGTCACCGTTTCTGGAAAGACGTCAAACACGAGATCAAACACCGCGCCGAATCCTTCGACGGTGAAACCGTCGATGTCGCCGCCGAAGCGCGGTCGATCGCCGACGTGGCCGCCAAGACCGCGAAAGTCGATGCTTCGCTTCTGATCGGACTCGCGGCGATCGGCCTGATGACGCTCGTCCAGGTCGGATGGGACGAGTTCAAGCGTTCGCCGGGGACGACCGGAACGCCGCACGGTTTGCTTACCAAGAATCCGGATCAGATCGTCGCCGAGCGTGCGAAGGACGACTCGCAGGGCGTTTTCGGCTTTCTCAAAACCGTTGATAAAACATATACCGTCAACTGGCAGGACTCGCGCACGAGCGGGAGTTTCCGCATCAAGAACGATGCCGACATCGCGACCGCGTCGGCGCTCGACCAATCGCAGAACTGGCGCTCGAAGGACGAACGATGCTGGGAAGGCGTCGTCCCCGTCGAATGCCGCTCGGCGGCGTGCGGAACGTGCTGGGTCGGGATCGTCGGCGGCCAGGAAAAACTGTCGGAAGTACAGCCGCTTGAACGGAAACAGATGAAGATCTTCGGTTATCGGCAGGCCGACGAGGCGAAACCGTACTTGCGCCTCGCGTGCCAGGCCAAAGCGAGCGGCAACGTCTCGATCGTCATTCCGCCGTGGAACGGCGTTTTCGGCAAGAAGATCTACGGCGTCGAAGAATCGAGACTCGAACCGGCGACGACCTCGGCCAAAAAACTCCGTGAGACGCTTGCGGCGGCCGGCGGATCGGACGAATAG
- a CDS encoding EamA family transporter, whose protein sequence is MVVMAVVLWSIGGLFIKITTISGFEVNLGRCLFAALTIALLTRFRALKADRFTLFAAIFYVGALSFFAVANKYTTAANAIFLQYTAPVYILVFAPLVLKEKFRLADLVTVAVCIGGMSLFFIDAAPGTGLSPESQLTGNILGLLSGVSLGGYILLLRHPKARNQNPASSVFYGNLFAIAAMIPFIALAPSVWTPMDLVAVVILGVFQIGLAYYLFTYGVAHGVRSLDASIIGFIEPLLNPVWVFLVIGERPSRWAIVGGITIIAAVILHTLRRKGGVGSKQTG, encoded by the coding sequence ATGGTCGTGATGGCCGTCGTGCTCTGGAGCATCGGCGGCCTTTTCATCAAGATCACGACGATCAGCGGGTTCGAGGTGAACCTCGGACGATGCCTTTTCGCGGCGCTGACGATCGCGCTGCTGACGCGTTTTCGCGCGCTCAAGGCCGACCGGTTCACGCTTTTCGCGGCGATCTTTTACGTCGGCGCGCTTTCCTTCTTCGCCGTCGCAAACAAATACACTACTGCCGCGAACGCGATCTTTCTTCAATATACGGCACCGGTCTACATTCTCGTTTTCGCGCCGCTTGTCTTGAAAGAAAAGTTCCGTCTGGCCGACCTCGTGACGGTCGCGGTTTGCATCGGCGGGATGTCGCTCTTTTTCATAGACGCCGCGCCGGGAACGGGTTTGTCCCCCGAATCGCAGTTGACCGGCAACATCCTCGGACTTCTTTCAGGCGTCAGCCTGGGCGGTTACATTCTGCTTTTGCGCCATCCAAAGGCACGCAATCAAAATCCGGCTTCGTCTGTTTTTTATGGCAATCTCTTCGCGATCGCGGCAATGATCCCGTTCATCGCGCTCGCGCCGTCGGTCTGGACGCCGATGGACCTGGTCGCCGTTGTCATCCTCGGGGTCTTTCAGATCGGTCTCGCGTACTATCTCTTCACCTACGGTGTCGCGCACGGTGTCCGGAGTCTCGACGCGAGCATCATCGGGTTCATCGAACCGCTGCTTAATCCGGTCTGGGTATTTCTGGTGATCGGCGAACGACCTTCGCGTTGGGCGATCGTCGGCGGGATCACGATCATCGCGGCGGTTATCCTCCATACGCTGCGCCGAAAAGGAGGCGTTGGCTCCAAACAAACCGGTTAG
- a CDS encoding EAL domain-containing protein has translation MRDRERRSQEVISKSTWWPRDWLGHWTGRTVAVLASVTAVYVLWQFLGAPTPKERTLVSDLTQALFAVAAFVVTLILARHPRLDAETRLAWKRTALAYGSFAGAQLTWFYYSQIQMVRPFPSLADVGYLAFYPLMLIALLSFPAAEQSRLHRRKFILDTISVMIAGTTVVWYFIVLPTIVKNTDFIKIGLNIGYVVGDLVLLLGITTILLRRPPEHIRRALLLVVAGLINLLFADLSFAFVTLHGLGDSGPFVSIWVTGPFLLIAASLYKYHLATIAPEPLASVAPESFVPKFSWLPYVAIFVGYGVLVYSATPYWSQPHGIVIVAALILTAIVVLRQITAVKENIRLHSLQAARESESHFRTLIENSSDIVMIFDLHGRITYQSPSVERILGYGQDSLVGEYGFSFIHPEDLPILKDASRQLMREMDVELMRECRFRHFDGSWRILEGIAKIITDDESGARGVLLNARDVNERKALESKIIHQAFHDPLTNLANRLLFKSRVEEALIGAADGEQLGVLFLDLDDFKNINDTFGHDAGDKLLIEFTEKLRLCVRARDTVARLGGDEFAILIEGDDVREKAVSVAKRILDNVRQSINVNGFEMKIGISIGIAFKDGGEMTADDLLRNADVAMYAAKGKGKNRHVVFETEMHRNLLAQIELENDLRQAIDNNQLHLNYQPIMNMTTGQVTGMEALVRWDHPVHGLIPPIDFIGLAEQTGLIVPLGRWILLETCLSSKALFERHGNDLTVTINISGKQLEHPDFIDDLAEVIAKVKINPGNIILEITESTMMEDTESILKLLHRIKSLGIRLAIDDFGTGYSSLSYLQQFPIDILKIDRSFVKGIEASPQKNAVARTIISLSSTLQLATVAEGIENDDQAEILRELGCEFGQGYFFARPMAISEFEALLVNMNTSSAVFAPREEMAEMVSVSIN, from the coding sequence ATGAGAGATAGAGAACGGAGAAGTCAGGAAGTGATCTCGAAGTCCACGTGGTGGCCGCGCGATTGGTTGGGTCATTGGACCGGCCGCACCGTCGCGGTTCTCGCGTCAGTAACAGCCGTTTACGTTCTCTGGCAGTTTCTAGGGGCTCCCACGCCCAAGGAAAGGACGCTGGTCAGCGACCTTACGCAGGCGCTCTTTGCGGTCGCGGCGTTTGTCGTAACGCTTATCCTCGCTAGGCATCCGCGTCTCGACGCCGAAACCCGGCTCGCCTGGAAACGAACGGCACTTGCGTACGGAAGCTTCGCCGGCGCGCAGTTGACTTGGTTCTATTACTCCCAGATTCAAATGGTCCGGCCGTTCCCTTCGTTGGCCGATGTCGGATATCTCGCGTTCTATCCGCTGATGCTGATCGCCCTCCTGTCGTTCCCGGCAGCGGAGCAGTCGCGCCTGCACCGCCGAAAGTTCATCCTCGATACGATTTCGGTAATGATCGCCGGAACTACCGTCGTTTGGTATTTCATTGTTCTTCCGACCATCGTGAAGAACACGGATTTTATTAAGATCGGTCTCAACATCGGGTACGTCGTCGGGGATCTGGTGTTGCTTTTGGGAATCACGACGATTCTGCTGCGCCGGCCGCCGGAACACATCCGACGCGCGCTGCTTCTGGTCGTTGCCGGCCTCATTAACCTGCTCTTCGCGGATCTCAGCTTTGCTTTCGTTACGCTTCACGGCCTCGGCGACAGCGGCCCGTTCGTCAGCATTTGGGTAACCGGGCCGTTCTTGTTGATCGCCGCGTCATTATATAAGTATCATCTGGCAACAATCGCTCCTGAGCCCTTGGCGAGCGTTGCACCGGAGAGCTTTGTTCCGAAATTCAGTTGGCTGCCGTACGTCGCGATCTTCGTCGGATACGGAGTTTTGGTGTATTCGGCGACACCGTACTGGTCGCAGCCGCACGGGATCGTCATCGTTGCCGCGTTGATCTTGACGGCGATTGTCGTGCTCCGGCAGATCACGGCTGTCAAAGAGAACATCCGTTTGCACTCGCTCCAAGCTGCGCGTGAGAGCGAGTCTCACTTTCGCACGCTCATCGAAAATTCGTCCGACATCGTGATGATCTTCGACCTTCACGGCCGGATCACGTATCAAAGCCCTTCGGTCGAGCGTATCCTCGGATACGGACAGGATTCGCTGGTCGGAGAATATGGATTTTCTTTCATTCATCCCGAGGATCTTCCGATCTTGAAAGACGCGTCGCGGCAGTTGATGCGCGAGATGGACGTCGAGTTGATGCGCGAATGCCGTTTCCGCCATTTCGACGGTTCTTGGAGAATTCTCGAGGGGATCGCAAAGATCATCACCGACGATGAAAGCGGAGCCCGGGGGGTTCTCCTCAACGCCCGTGACGTAAACGAGCGAAAGGCGCTTGAATCCAAGATCATCCACCAGGCGTTCCACGATCCGCTGACAAATCTCGCAAACCGATTGCTGTTCAAAAGTCGCGTCGAGGAGGCATTGATCGGCGCCGCCGACGGTGAACAGCTCGGCGTGCTGTTTCTCGATCTCGATGATTTCAAGAACATCAATGACACGTTCGGCCACGACGCCGGCGACAAGCTTCTCATCGAATTCACCGAAAAGCTCCGTCTTTGCGTCCGCGCCCGGGACACCGTGGCGCGTCTCGGCGGGGACGAGTTCGCGATCCTCATCGAGGGCGACGACGTGCGTGAAAAGGCGGTGTCGGTGGCGAAGCGGATTCTCGACAATGTCCGGCAGTCGATCAACGTCAACGGCTTTGAAATGAAGATCGGGATCAGTATCGGCATCGCGTTCAAGGATGGCGGCGAGATGACCGCCGACGACCTCTTGCGCAATGCCGACGTTGCGATGTACGCCGCCAAAGGAAAAGGCAAGAACCGGCACGTCGTCTTCGAAACTGAAATGCACCGGAACCTGCTGGCCCAGATCGAACTTGAGAACGACCTCAGGCAGGCGATCGACAATAATCAACTCCACCTGAATTATCAGCCGATCATGAATATGACCACGGGTCAGGTCACCGGAATGGAAGCGTTGGTCCGGTGGGACCATCCGGTTCACGGTTTGATCCCGCCGATCGATTTCATTGGTCTTGCGGAACAAACCGGGCTGATCGTCCCTCTCGGCCGTTGGATTCTGTTGGAAACTTGCCTTAGCAGCAAGGCGCTGTTTGAACGCCACGGCAACGATTTGACGGTAACGATCAATATCTCTGGCAAGCAACTCGAACACCCCGACTTCATCGACGATCTGGCCGAAGTGATCGCGAAGGTGAAGATCAATCCCGGCAACATCATCCTCGAGATCACGGAAAGCACGATGATGGAAGATACGGAGTCGATCCTGAAACTCCTTCACCGCATCAAATCATTGGGTATTCGACTCGCCATCGACGACTTCGGCACGGGTTACTCGTCGCTCAGCTATTTGCAGCAGTTCCCGATCGACATCCTCAAGATCGACCGTTCGTTCGTCAAAGGAATTGAGGCGAGCCCGCAAAAAAACGCCGTCGCGAGAACGATCATCAGTCTCAGCAGCACGCTGCAGCTCGCGACGGTCGCGGAGGGCATCGAGAACGACGATCAAGCCGAGATCTTGCGTGAACTGGGCTGCGAGTTCGGTCAGGGCTACTTTTTCGCCCGGCCGATGGCGATCAGCGAGTTTGAAGCGCTGCTGGTGAATATGAACACGAGTTCCGCGGTCTTTGCGCCGCGGGAGGAAATGGCCGAAATGGTCAGCGTTTCGATCAACTAA